The Setaria italica strain Yugu1 chromosome IX, Setaria_italica_v2.0, whole genome shotgun sequence genome has a window encoding:
- the LOC101764443 gene encoding poly(ADP-ribose) glycohydrolase 1, translated as MEPSASGLAARGDLRSALPFLPVVLRGGALFWPPAAQESLRALALGPDVSRVASGDVLADALTDLRLALAMPALSPRAADGLALFFDDLLSRAQARGWFAEVVPNLARLLLRLPALLEDHYAKADDGASGLRILASQDAGIVLLSQELVAALLTCALFCLFPTDGRAEASLPTINFDGLFAALIHNARQSQEQKVRCLVHYFERVTDSTPTGFVSFERKVLPRRAVSVGVSYPDVDAWMKSSAPLCQFRVFSSGFIEDEEQEALEVDFANRFLGGGALFRGCVQEEIRFMINPELIVGMLFMASMEDNEAIEIVGAERFSQYMGYGSSFRFVSDYLDSKPIDSMGRRRTRIVAIDALDCPTRLHYESSGLLREVNKALCGFLDQSKLQLYVKLFQDSNNKDNCPSISSDEYIGVSTGNWGCGAFGGNPEIKSMIQWIAASQALRPFVNYYTFGDASLERLGEVIQWILRHGWTVGELWHMLIEYSSQRLRGETLKGFFAWLLPNGGPKNEVDYMSE; from the exons ATGGAGCCGTCGGCTTCGGGCttggcggcgcgcggcgaccTGCGCTCAGCGCTGCCCTTCCTCCCCGTcgtcctccgcggcggcgcgcttttctggccgcccgccgctcaggAGTCGCTCAGGGCGCTCGCGCTCGGCCCCGACGTCAGCCGCGTCGCCTCGGGGGACGTCCTCGCCGACGCGCTCACCGACCTCCGCCTCGCGCTCGCCATGCCCGCGCTGTccccccgcgccgccgacggcctCGCGCTCTTCTTCGACGACCTCCTCTCGCGGGCCCAGGCGCGGGGCTGGTTCGCCGAGGTCGTCCCCAACctcgcccgcctcctcctccgcctcccagcGCTGCTCGAGGACCACTACGCCAAGGCCGACGACGGCGCCTCCGGGCTCCGGATCCTGGCGTCGCAGGACGCGGGCATTGTGCTCCTCAGCCAGGAGCTCGTCGCCGCGCTGCTCACCTGCGCGCTCTTCTGCCTCTTCCCCACGGACGGCAGGGCCGAGGCGAGCCTTCCCACCATCAATTTCGACGGCCTGTTTGC GGCGCTGATTCACAATGCAAGGCAAAGCCAGGAGCAGAAAGTGAGATGCCTTGTTCACTATTTCGAGAGGGTGACTGATTCTACACCAACTGGTTTCGTTTCATTTGAGCGCAAGGTTCTTCCCCGACGTGCTGTCTCGGTTGGTGTATCCTATCCTGATGTCGATGCGTGGATGAAATCCAGTGCACCCCTCTGCCAATTCCGG GTATTTTCCTCAGGTTTTATTGAAGATGAGGAACAAGAAGCCCTTGAAGTCGACTTTGCAAATAGGTTTTTGGGCGGAGGTGCACTTTTCAGGGGCTGTGTTCAG GAAGAGATCCGCTTCATGATAAACCCAGAACTGATTGTGGGTATGCTCTTCATGGCTTCAATGGAAGATAATGAGGCCATAGAAATTGTTGGTGCAGAAAGGTTCTCGCAGTATATGGG GTATGGCTCCTCATTTCGCTTTGTCAGTGACTATTTAGATAGCAAGCCCATTGATTCCATGGGTAGACGAAGAACTAGGATAGTAGCAATTGATGCTTTGGACTGTCCAACTAGGTTACACTATGAATCTAGTGGTCTCCTAAG ggaagtaaacaaggctcTTTGTGGATTTCTTGATCAATCAAAACTTCAGCTTTATGTgaagcttttccag GATTCTAATAACAAGGATAACTGTCCAAGTATCAGCTCCGATGAATATATAGGGGTTTCAACTGGAAACTGGGGTTGCGGTGCTTTTGGTGGAAATCCTGAAATCAAGAGCATGATTCAGTGGATTGCTGCTTCACAG GCACTCCGGCCTTTTGTTAATTACTACACTTTTGGGGATGCGTCTCTGGAAAGATTAGGGGAG GTGATCCAGTGGATACTACGTCATGGTTGGACAGTCGGCGAATTGTGGCACATGCTGATCGAGTACTCATCCCAGAGGTTAAGAGGAGAAACGTTGAAGGGCTTTTTCGCCTGGCTACTTCCCAACGGTGGCCCCAAAAATGAAGTGGATTACATGTCTGAATAG
- the LOC101763767 gene encoding probable thiol methyltransferase 2 gives MASTAAVAAGQVLDGSNPAVARVRQLIGGPEYSPDGWSRCWEEGVTPWDLGQPTPAVVELAKSGTLPGDAATVLVPGCGAGYDVVALSGPGRFVVGLDICETAVAKAKQWSAAADDGSLFAFVAADFFTWEPPELFDLIFDYTFFCAFHPSMRPAWAKRVADLLKPNGELITLMYLAQGQEAGPPFNTTVLDYEEVLKPLGFVITCIQDNDVAVKPRKGKEKIARWKRMANPNHTA, from the exons ATGGCGTCCACGGCggcggtcgccgccggccaggTCCTGGACGGCTCGAACCCGGCGGTGGCCCGCGTGCGGCAGCTCATCGGTGGCCCGGAATATTCTCCAG ATGGGTGGAGCCGGTGCTGGGAGGAAGGCGTCACGCCGTGGGACCTGGGCCAGCCCACGCCGGCCGTCGTCGAGCTCGCCAAGTCCGGGACGCTGCccggcgacgccgccaccgtcctcgtCCCGGGATGCGGCGCG GGGTACGACGTGGTGGCGCTCTCCGGCCCCGGCCGCTTCGTGGTCGGCCTCGACATCTGCGAGACCGCCGTAGCAAAGGCCAAGCagtggtcggcggcggccgacgacggGAGCTTGTTCGCCTTCGTCGCGGCGGACTTCTTCACCTGGGAGCCGCCGGAGCTGTTCGACCTCATCTTCGACTACAC ATTCTTCTGTGCTTTCCACCCGTCCATGAGGCCAGCATGGGCGAAGCGAGTGGCCGACCTGCTCAAGCCCAATGGCGAACTCATTACCCTCATGTACCTG GCTCAAGGTCAGGAGGCTGGGCCGCCATTCAACACAACAGTGCTCGA TTACGAGGAGGTGCTCAAGCCCCTGGGTTTCGTGATCACTTGCATCCAAGACAACGATGTGGCAGTTAAACCACGAAAG GGAAAGGAGAAAATCGCAAGGTGGAAGAGAATGGCAAACCCAAATCACACCGCATAA
- the LOC101763084 gene encoding pentatricopeptide repeat-containing protein At2g27610, whose product MAALPPTPPSHVPPPARSTPATASGPRAEPPGVVLDCKRLDSLMKSGRLTDALDLFDRMPRKNVVAWTSAISGCTRNGRPEAAAAMFADMLASGVATNDFACNAALAACAAAGALGLGEQVHSLAVRAGFAGDAWIGTCLIELYSRCGSLRAAEEVFRQMESPDVVGYTSLVSALCRDGEFARAVEVLCQMMRQGLQPNEHTMTSILAACPRVLGEQIHGYIVKAMGLQSVYASSALIDLYSRNGDCDMARSVFQKLDSKNVVSWCSMMQLCSRDGRLEDALRVFSEMVSEGVEPNEFAFSIALGACGSADLGRQIHCSAIKHNLMTDIRVSNALLSMYGRSGLTEELEAVLDHIENPDLVSWTAAISANFQNGFGEKAVALLSKMHSQGFAPNDYTFSSGLSSCADLALLDQGRQFHCLALKLGCDSKICTGNALINMYSKCGQIASARLAFDVMNLHDVTSWNSLIHGFAQHGDVNLTLEAFSEMCSSGCKPDDSTFLGVLVGCNHAGLVKEGEMFFRLMIDQYGIIPTPSHYACMIDMLGRNGRFDEALGMIEKMPFEPDVLIWKTLLASCKLHRNLDMGKLAADKLMELSERDSASYVLMSNIYAMHGEWQDAGRVRRRMDEVGVKKEAGESWIEVKNEVHTFVARDTSHPDSASIYQMLAELVDVMQDAGLDVRMQ is encoded by the exons ATGGCCGCGCTCCCACCCACGCCGCCGAGCCATGTCCCACCGCCCGCCAGGTCCACGCCGGCAACGGCCAGTGGACCCCGCGCCGAGCCGCCCGGCGTCGTTCTCGACTGCAAGCGGCTGGACAGCCTGATGAAGTCCGGGAGGCTGACGGACGCCCTCGACCTGTTCGACCGGATGCCCCGCAAGAACGTCGTGGCCTGGACCTCGGCCATCTCCGGGTGCACGCGGAACGGCCGCcccgaggcggccgcggcgatgTTCGCGGACATGCTGGCGTCCGGCGTCGCGACCAACGACTTCGCCTGCaacgcggcgctggcggcgtgcgcggccgcgggcgcgctCGGCCTCGGGGAGCAGGTGCACTCGCTCGCCGTGCGGGCGGGATTCGCGGGGGACGCCTGGATTGGGACCTGCCTCATCGAGCTCTACTCGAGGTGCGGCTCTCTGCGGGCGGCCGAGGAGGTGTTTCGCCAGATGGAGTCGCCGGATGTCGTGGGGTACACCTCGCTCGTCTCGGCGCTCTGCAGGGACGGTGAGTTCGCACGGGCTGTGGAGGTGCTCTGTCAGATGATGAGGCAGGGTTTGCAGCCGAACGAGCACACGATGACAAGCATTCTGGCAGCGTGCCCACGAGTTCTCGGTGAGCAGATACATGGGTACATTGTCAAGGCGATGGGTTTGCAGAGTGTCTATGCATCAAGTGCGCTGATCGATCTCTATTCGAGGAATGGTGACTGTGACATGGCGAGGTCGGTGTTTCAAAAACTCGACTCCAAGAACGTGGTGTCATGGTGTTCCATGATGCAGCTGTGCAGCAGGGATGGGCGGTTGGAAGATGCACTGCGAGTGTTCAGCGAGATGGTTTCAGAGGGTGTCGAGCCGAATGAGTTTGCGTTCTCAATTGCTCTTGGCGCTTGTGGATCCGCTGATCTGGGGCGTCAAATTCACTGCTCAGCCATCAAGCACAACTTGATGACAGATATTCGAGTATCAAACGCTTTACTCTCCATGTATGGTAGAAGTGGTCTTACAGAAGAACTTGAGGCTGTGCTTGACCATATTGAAAATCCTGACCTTGTTAGCTGGACAGCTGCTATTTCTGCCAACTTCCAGAATGGTTTTGGTGAGAAGGCTGTTGCATTGCTTTCTAAGATGCATTCACAAGGTTTCGCACCGAATGACTACACCTTCTCTAGCGGTCTGAGTTCTTGTGCAGACCTGGCATTGCTGGATCAAGGAAGGCAGTTTCATTGCCTGGCTCTAAAACTGGGGTGTGACTCCAAAATTTGTACTGGGAATGCACTGATCAACATGTACTCCAAATGTGGTCAAATTGCATCTGCAAGGCTTGCATTTGATGTCATGAATCTTCATGATGTCACGTCTTGGAACTCACTGATTCATGGTTTCGCGCAGCATGGAGATGTGAACTTGACACTGGAGGCATTCAGTGAGATGTGCTCCAGTGGTTGCAAGCCTGACGATTCAACATTTCTTGGAGTCTTGGTGGGGTGCAATCATGCAGGTCTGGTGAAGGAAGGGGAGATGTTCTTCAGACTAATGATTGATCAATATGGTATCATACCAACCCCTTCCcattatgcatgcatgatcgACATGCTGGGTCGAAATGGCAGATTCGATGAGGCACTAGGCATGATCGAGAAGATGCCATTCGAGCCTGATGTGTTGATTTGGAAGACACTATTAGCATCGTGCAAGCTGCACAGGAATCTGGATATGGGAAAGCTCGCCGCAGACAAGCTCATGGAGCTTTCAGAAAGAGACTCTGCAAGCTACGTGCTGATGTCGAACATCTACGCGATGCACGGGGAATGGCAGGACGCCGGGAGGGTTCGGCGGAGGATGGACGAGGTGGGGGTGAAGAAGGAAGCCGGGGAAAGCTGGATTGAGGTCAAGAACGAGGTCCACACCTTTGTTGCAAGAGACACGTCGCATCCAGACTCGGCGTCCATCTATCAGATGCTTGCGGAGCTCGTTGATGTGATGCAAGATGCAGGCTTAGATGTTCGTATGCAG TGA
- the LOC101764847 gene encoding protein FAR1-RELATED SEQUENCE 6 yields MMEVGLNPGEELDYGGNQEDDDDAGDISPGSKELAAMVEAAAAAESVELDDGAAASAAQYGDDRTPRDGMVFKSYEEVLNFYKRYALRTGFGVCVKKSSFTKAGLCRRLVLVCNKWGNGKEDACYQARPTAKTNCQATVVARLWGDGLLHLTDVNLEHNHALNPSAARFLRCYKTLPSGMSKDLVVRAARGECSATGDIDVPIFDDWGRLKIGEADVVAINSFFADMQAKLPNSFYVMDFYVEGHLRSVLWADSRSRAAYQYFDDAILIDTTCLRNKYHVPLVSFLGVNNHGQLVLLGCGLLSDESTESFLWLFKSWLTCMKGRSPNAVVTDECVAIKAAVREVFPKTRHRISDWHVLRSVSEKLGEFPEYEAMRTELETVIYDSLSDDEFEARWKNWIDRFGLQDNEWITFLYENRHLWAPAFLKDAFWAGLCTFSQRESPSAFFEDSINSETTLVSFLDSYMILLENKYKMEQQDDFDSSNSSRVVISKYPMEEQLSRLYTLNMFIRFQDELKATMHCQVQLDGSASSFIVIDLTEPASEMLNKKYEVVHCMAANKMECNCGLFQFCGIICRHALSVLKWQQVYDILPCYVLSRWRSDFKLLHYSDNPPKDLATSNHVERYDYISLQFLRLVEIGMSSDEKYRHAVRLIKDIKETLLDDNLCRDLEQKLTPAERAIVNGDNHTQPGSSEGGPAKKRRGRPPKKSKEISVDSMDSLLVSTDVTQKGAFHSSSTASNLGSHVRTHGVVDLMEEVNPSELSFDSRYGVQSGHPHNFGNQLHAGNTLQFGQPTSAAEHSRVQWVYPNSMYQDDQVPYGRRTS; encoded by the exons agcGTCGAGCtggacgacggcgccgccgcgtcggcggcgcagTACGGGGACGACCGCACGCCGAGGGACGGGATGGTGTTCAAGTCCTACGAGGAGGTGCTCAACTTCTACAAGCGCTACGCCCTGCGCACGGGCTTCGGGGTATGCGTCAAGAAGTCCTCCTTCACCAAGGccggcctctgccgccgcctcgTGCTTGTCTGCAACAAGTGGGGGAACGGTAAGGAGGACGCCTGCTACCAGGCCAGGCCGACGGCCAAAACCAACTGCCAGGCCACCGTGGTCGCCAGGCTGTGGGGGGACGGCTTGCTGCACCTGACGGATGTGAACCTTGAGCACAATCACGCGCTGAATCCGTCCGCAGCGCGCTTTCTGAGATGCTACAAGACACTGCCCAGTGGGATGAGCAAAGATCTCGTGGTGAGGGCTGCCAGAGGAGAATGCTCGGCCACCGGTGACATTGATGTCCCAATATTTGATGACTGGGGAAGGCTTAAGATTGGGGAAGCTGATGTTGTGGCCATCAACAGTTTCTTTGCGGACATGCAGGCAAAGCTACCAAACTCCTTCTATGTCATGGATTTTTATGTAGAAGGCCATCTAAGGAGTGTTCTCTGGGCCGATTCAAGATCCAGGGCAGCATATCAATATTTTGATGATGCTATTTTGATCGATACAACATGCTTAAGGAACAAGTATCATGTCCCCCTTGTTTCGTTTCTGGGTGTGAATAACCATGGTCAGCTTGTATTGTTAGGGTGTGGCTTGCTGTCAGATGAGAGCACGGAGAGCTTCTTATGGCTGTTCAAGTCGTGGTTAACTTGTATGAAAGGACGATCTCCAAATGCTGTGGTTACTGATGAATGTGTGGCGATAAAAGCCGCAGTCCGAGAAGTGTTTCCGAAAACACGCCATAGAATAAGTGATTGGCATGTACTGAGAAGTGTTTCAGAAAAATTAGGAGAATTTCCAGAATATGAAGCAATGAGAACCGAACTGGAGACTGTAATATATGATTCTTTGAGTGATGATGAGTTTGAGGCAAGGTGGAAGAACTGGATTGATCGATTTGGCCTTCAGGACAATGAATGGATCACATTTCTGTATGAGAATCGGCACTTGTGGGCCCCTGCCTTCCTTAAGGACGCCTTCTGGGCTGGGCTTTGCACTTTTAGCCAGCGTGAAAGTCCAAGTGCATTTTTTGAGGATTCAATCAACTCAGAGACCACATTGGTGTCATTCCTTGATAGCTACATGATACTTTTGGAGAACAAATACAAAATGGAGCAACAAGATGATTTTGACTCATCAAATAGCAGCAGGGTCGTGATATCAAAGTACCCAATGGAAGAGCAGCTATCCAGATTGTACACCTTGAATATGTTTATAAGGTTCCAGGAtgagctgaaggcaacaatgcaTTGTCAAGTTCAGCTGGATGGATCAGCATCTTCTTTTATAGTTATTGATTTGACTGAACCAGCTAGTGAAATGCTGAATAAAAAGTATGAGGTTGTTCACTGTATGGCGGCAAACAAGATGGAGTGTAACTGTGGTCTATTTCAGTTTTGCGGCATCATTTGTAGGCACGCATTATCTGTGCTTAAATGGCAGCAAGTATATGACATCCTTCCTTGTTATGTACTTAGCAGATGGCGTAGTGACTTCAAGCTGTTGCACTACTCGGATAATCCACCAAAGGATTTGGCAACAAGTAATCATGTTGAACGTTACGATTATATTTCTTTGCAGTTCCTTCGCCTTGTCGAGATTGGAATGTCATCAGACGAGAAGTATAGGCATGCAGTAAGGCTTATAAAAGACATAAAAGAGACACTTCTTGATGATAATCTGTGCCGTGATTTGGAGCAGAAACTTACGCCAGCTGAACGTGCGATTGTGAATGGTGACAACCATACACAACCTGGTTCATCCGAGGGGGGTCCGGCGAAGAAGCGCCGAGGACGTCCTCCTAAAAAGAGTAAAGAGATAAGCGTGGATTCTATG GACTCCTTATTAGTATCGACAGATGTAACTCAGAAGGGTGCTTTTCATTCTTCTTCGACTGCCTCAAACCTTGGCAGTCATGTCAGGACACATGGAGTTGTTGATCTCATG GAAGAAGTCAATCCAAGTGAGCTATCATTTGATAGCCGTTATGGGGTGCAATCTGGTCACCCACACAACTTTGGTAACCAGCTGCATGCAGGAAACACTTTGCAG TTTGGCCAACCTACATCAGCAGCAGAGCACTCTAGGGTGCAATGGGTGTATCCTAATAGCATGTATCAG GACGACCAAGTGCCTTATGGCAGACGAACATCATAG